Within the Rhizobium grahamii genome, the region CTATCACCCTGCTGAGGAGGCATCTTTGACTGGGACCAGGCGGTAAGACGACTGGACTGGTTAAATAACAAGGCAGAGGATCCGAACCTCTGGAACGATGCCACCGAAGCACAGAAGCTGATGCGCGAGCGCCAGCAACTCGATGACGGCATCAATGGCGTACGCCGCTTCGAACAGCAGATAAAAGACAACATCGAGCTCATCGAGATGGGCGAGGACGAGGGCGACGAGGCCATCGTCAAGGAAGCCGAAGACGCGCTGAAGGCACTCAAGGCCGAAGCCGCGCGCCAGCAGGTCGAAGCGATGTTGTCTGGCGAAGCCGACAGCAACGACACCTATCTCGAAGTTCACTCCGGCGCCGGCGGCACGGAAAGCCAGGACTGGGCGAACATGCTTTTGCGCATGTATACCCGCTGGGCCGAACGCTCGAAGTTCAAGGTCGAACTGCTCGAAGTGCACGACGGCGAAGAAGCCGGCATCAAGTCCGCGACGCTTCTCGTCAAGGGCCACAACGCCTATGGCTGGCTGAAGACCGAATCTGGCGTTCACCGCCTGGTCCGCATCTCCCCCTACGACAGCAACGCGCGTCGCCACACCTCGTTCTCGTCCATCTGGGTCTACCCCGTCGTCGACGACTCGATCCAGATCGACATCAACGAAAGCGATTGCCGCATCGACACCTACCGCTCGTCCGGCGCCGGCGGTCAGCACGTCAACACGACCGACTCCGCTGTCCGCATCACCCACATGCCCTCGGGCATCGTGGTGCAGTGCCAGCAGGAACGCTCGCAGCACAAGAACCGCGCCAAGGCCTGGGACATGCTTCGCGCACGTCTCTACGAAGCGGAACTGAAGAAGCGCGAAGACGCGGCCAATGCCGAAGCGGCCTCCAAGTCCGATATCGGCTGGGGGCACCAGATCCGCTCCTACGTCCTGCAGCCCTACCAGATGGTCAAGGACCTGCGCACCGGCGTTACCAGCACCGCGCCTGACGATGTGCTGGATGGAGAGCTCGACGAGTTCATGGAAGCAGCGCTCGCGCACCGCATCAGCGGCAAGGCGGATGCCGTGGTCGACGACGTCGACTAAAGAAAAAGGCCCCGGATGGGGCCTTTTTTATTGCCGATGACCCGTTCTGCTGGGCGGCGGCAGAATCTCAGTTGCTGGCCTTCCCGACGGTGACCTCGCCGAACTCGTCTATGATCACGGTCCAGCTGTCGGCTTCCGCATCGGGATCGGTCTTCAGGAAGACGGTGGCAAACAGGCCGGGCTCCTTCAGCATGCCCGTCGAGTTCTCAGGCCTGATGTCCGTGACATAAGGCTTGAGGTCGTTGAGTTCCTGGATCTCCACCGTCGAGAGCACGTCGGGACCGTCTTCCGTCTGTGCGATCTGCTGGAGGAAGACCTTGGCCGTACGATCCGGCTGGCGGACCGCGAATATCTTATAGTAGCCGTGCCGAGCCTTCGGCTGTGCCTTCTTGCTGTCGTCAGGCTTGGCCGAGGCAGCCGAATGCTGGACAACCGGAACCTCGCCGTCATCCTCCCAATAGCCGGTGCTCGTCGCGAAGGTCACCGACGCCGGGAGCAGGGTACCCGGCTCCTCGCCGGCTTCGGCCGAAAGCGGTGCGGCGAGGAGAAGCGTGCAGAAAAGTGCGTTGCGCAAGGTCATCGGAACGGTCTCAATCTTCGAATTGCTCTGCCAGGATGCGATCGGACCATGATCGATCGGGATCGGATAGAATGCGAGCTGTCATATGCTCCGACTGGGCGATGCGCACATGCAGCACCGACTTGACCTCCGAATTATCGGCAACCGCGTTGACCGGCCTTTTGTCGACCTCGAGAACATGAATATCGACGGTTACCTTGTTCGGCAGCAGAGCACCGCGCCAACGGCGGGGCCGAAACGCGCTGACCGGCGTCATGGCGAGCAGCGGTGCGTCGAGCGGCAGGATAGGTCCGTGTGCCGAGAGGTTATAGGCAGTAGATCCCGCCGGCGTTGCCACCATCAGCCCGTCGCAAATGAGTTCTTCGAGCCGGACAACTCCATCCACTTCCACGCGCAGCTTGGCTGCCTGATAAGATTGCCTGAAAAGCGACACTTCGTTGATCGCAAGGGCTGTCGAATTCGTGCCGTCGGCATTCGCCGTGGTCATCTGCAGCGGACGGAACGCGTTTTCGACGGCCTCGCAGATCCTCTCCTGCAGCTTCTCGGTCCGATAGTCGTTCATCAGGAAGCCGACCGAACCGCGGTTCATGCCGTAGACCAGCTTGCCCGAGTTCATCGTGCTGTGCAGGGCCTGCAGCATGAAGCCATCGCCGCCAAGCGCAACGATCACATCCGCTTCCTGAGGGGGCACGTCGCCGTAGAGGCGAATCAGCTCTTCCCGCGCGGCCAGCGCCTCTGAGGCCGGGGAGGCCAGGAAGGAAAGCGTCTGAAATGACCGGCCCATGCAATTCCCTTTTGTTGAGTGCACCTAGCTAACTGATCGCAGGGTCACCCGACAAGGCGTTTTAGGCGGCAAGCCGTTCTCCGCCCGCGTCCCACTGATTACAGATCAGGCACGAACACCTTTGTGTAGGGATTGTCGCGTTCCATGTCGCATCGATGGCGCACTCAAAAGGCGCGCTGCAACGAAAGGGATCGCGTCTGGTTTGAGGCTTGGGCCTCCCCGAAGCGATGTCGGGGAGGCTGAAGTTCATGGCTTCTTCTGCTTACTAGCCTCGACGGTCTTAGCCCCAAGAGTAGGCGCAGCAGCAGGCGCGGCCTTGTCCTTCTTGGGTTTGCGGACCTCTTTATTGCTTTTGGCTTGACCCTTGGCCATCGATTCCTCCTGGTTGCGATAGAGGCTCATTACCGAGCAGCAGAGGGAAGAATGCAAGCTCTATCTTGGCTGTACGCCGTCAGGAGCGGCACCAATCGGGCGGACAGTTGTTGGTGAAGGTCGGTGTTCGCGCCCGGCCGTGATCTGGCCAGTGGTAGTTCATGTTCCGTTCATACCCGGAAGGGCATGGTCGCTCACATTACCACTGGAAAGGCGTAACCATGAATAGAATTTTTTCTCGTCTCGGAATGACTGTAGTTGCAATTGTTATTGCGGCATCGAGCTTCGGCATGGCCTCGGCCGCCCCGCTCGTGGCACAGCATCAGCAAGTTACATCCGACGTAGAACTCGCCCAGTACCGTGAAGATCGCCGGAATGACTGGCGCCGCGACAGGCACCACCGGGATCGCTATGAACACCGGCGCGACCGTCGCGGTTATTGGAACGGCCACCGTGGATATCGCGACTACCGCCAGGGCTATCGTCGCCACAGCGATGGCTACTATTACCCGCGGTCGGTGTTCAAGCTTTACATCCGCTAAGCGGTCTCCATCTCTTCCAAGAAGAGCCCCGTCAGAAATGGCGGGGCTTTCTCGTTCAACCGACAGAATGGAAAGAGCATGGCCTTCGCTCCTGCCATGCTGCTTTCATGGAGTGCCATCTGGCCGTGTCTGTAAAGGGGATGGCTGCAAACCAAGTGAAACAGCTGCAAGGTCATGCGACACGAAAAATGTCAGGCAGCTCTATCATCAGAACTGATTTCGTTCAGGAATTGTGGTGCCCCCGGCAGGGTTCGAACCCGCGACCCCCTGATTACAAATCAGGTGCTCTACCAACTGAGCTACAAGGGCAATGCCTGCCAAGTAGCAGATTCTGCCGTCCTGTAAAGCAGAAAACGGCGCAGGCCGTCATTTGAGCGTGGAAACTCGCAGGCTCAGTTCTGTGCCGTCTGCCGGATGCTCGCCTGAAGGTGACCATCATCCAGGACGTTTCCGTCACCGGATGGCGACATGATCGCGATGCTGAGCACCGATACAACCATCACCGCAATAACGACGATCATTATTCGCACACCGGTTCTCCTTGTTGCGGAGGTGAGAACGTGTGGAGAGGCTTTCGGTTCCGGATGAGAGCAGCTACTGCGCGGGTGGCCGCTGACTGGGAACCGTCGCCGGCGCGAGGGGATCGGGCTGGTGGAGCGGCTGCGTTTTGTCGATCCAGCCGATGCTGAGCACGATTGCCACCAGGATCGCGATGAAGGTGACGCCGAAGATCAAAGAGCGCAATGCCATGCCGAGTTCGTCTCCTTTATATCGGGGAGTTCAGGTCGCCGTGAGAATGCCGCATCAAATGGGCGAGGCTATGGACCCCTGACCATGACAAGCGGTTTGCCGCCCTCATCGGGACTTTTCTCGAACGATCCGTCCGGTCTCATGTCGAACGAGAGCGAGGCTCCATCGGTGCTCATGAGGACAAGTCCGAACCCTTCGACATGAAACAGGGAAAGGTGCAGGTCTGCGATGGCCTTGTCACAGTCTCCAGACGGTGACATTGGCGAATTGCCGTCTTCGCCGGGCTTGTTCTGAAGCGTGACCGCGCATATGGCCTGCCCCGAGGGACGTTTGAGGCGCCACTCGCCGGCAAGGCTGGCAACGGTCGGCACATGGTCAACAGCATCAGGGGCGTCGAGCAGAAGCAACGGCTGGTCGCCGTCGGTAGCAAGCGGTGAACCCTCGCTTTCGATGAAGCGCGCCAGGACCTTGCGCGTGGCATCGAGCATGATGAGGGTGCCGTCGTCACCGAAGTTCCACGCGTAGGCTTCGGCAAAGCGCGGCAGCGCCTTGGCGCAGCCGGCGGCGCCCGAAACGGCGTATCCGCCGATCGCGGTCGTCGTTTCCAGCGTTATCCTGCAACCCGGCGTGCCGTCGGCCGGGGCAAGCAGATAACTGCCTGCCTGGGCCTTGATGATGTCAGCGTCGACATCATCCGCCAGAACGGGCATTGAGGCGAAGACGCCGGCGGCGAGAAACAGGCTGCGAATCGAAAGACGGATCAATGCGAACCTCCCCTTGTCGCCGCCCGCTTCAGGAGCCGGCTACGATTTCAGATATTGCCTTGCTGCATAGAGCGCGATCGCCGCGGCGTTCGACACATTCAGTGACTTGATTTCGCCGGGCATATCGAGCCGGGCGAGTGCATTGACGGTCTCGCGCGTCTTCTGCCTCAACCCTTTGCCTTCCGAGCCGAGCACCAAGGCAACCTTGTCGCCGTTAAATGTGCCTTCGAGCGGTGCCGGCCCCTCCGAATCGAGACCGATCGTCGTGAAGCCGAGCTTGTGCAGTTCACCCAGCGCGTCGGCCAGGTTGGTGATCTGGATGTAGGGAATGAGTTCGAGCGCGCCGGAGGCCGATTTCGCGAGCACACCCGATTCGGTCGGGCTGTGACGCTGCGTCGTGATGACCGCAGCGGCATTGAAGGCGACGGCCGAGCGCATGATGGCGCCGACATTGTGCGGATCGGTTACCTGATCCAGCACGAGAAGCAGCGGGCTATCCTTGAGCGCTTCAA harbors:
- a CDS encoding NAD kinase — its product is MGRSFQTLSFLASPASEALAAREELIRLYGDVPPQEADVIVALGGDGFMLQALHSTMNSGKLVYGMNRGSVGFLMNDYRTEKLQERICEAVENAFRPLQMTTANADGTNSTALAINEVSLFRQSYQAAKLRVEVDGVVRLEELICDGLMVATPAGSTAYNLSAHGPILPLDAPLLAMTPVSAFRPRRWRGALLPNKVTVDIHVLEVDKRPVNAVADNSEVKSVLHVRIAQSEHMTARILSDPDRSWSDRILAEQFED
- a CDS encoding AprI/Inh family metalloprotease inhibitor; its protein translation is MIRLSIRSLFLAAGVFASMPVLADDVDADIIKAQAGSYLLAPADGTPGCRITLETTTAIGGYAVSGAAGCAKALPRFAEAYAWNFGDDGTLIMLDATRKVLARFIESEGSPLATDGDQPLLLLDAPDAVDHVPTVASLAGEWRLKRPSGQAICAVTLQNKPGEDGNSPMSPSGDCDKAIADLHLSLFHVEGFGLVLMSTDGASLSFDMRPDGSFEKSPDEGGKPLVMVRGP
- the prfB gene encoding peptide chain release factor 2 (programmed frameshift), producing the protein MRAEIQNVVDETKQAITLLRRHLDWDQAVRRLDWLNNKAEDPNLWNDATEAQKLMRERQQLDDGINGVRRFEQQIKDNIELIEMGEDEGDEAIVKEAEDALKALKAEAARQQVEAMLSGEADSNDTYLEVHSGAGGTESQDWANMLLRMYTRWAERSKFKVELLEVHDGEEAGIKSATLLVKGHNAYGWLKTESGVHRLVRISPYDSNARRHTSFSSIWVYPVVDDSIQIDINESDCRIDTYRSSGAGGQHVNTTDSAVRITHMPSGIVVQCQQERSQHKNRAKAWDMLRARLYEAELKKREDAANAEAASKSDIGWGHQIRSYVLQPYQMVKDLRTGVTSTAPDDVLDGELDEFMEAALAHRISGKADAVVDDVD
- the rlmB gene encoding 23S rRNA (guanosine(2251)-2'-O)-methyltransferase RlmB, with the protein product MSKDNKTGGRSADDKSAKDTHYANLRRAHRDNKRERGEIPTPPEQKRRRGGEDWKPPTLAPEQVYLYGLHTVRAALGNKERKSVKLSVTQNALARLEVDVEALGIPVEMVAPHDIDKFLGPDAIHQGVMLETRPLPVRRLEALKDSPLLLVLDQVTDPHNVGAIMRSAVAFNAAAVITTQRHSPTESGVLAKSASGALELIPYIQITNLADALGELHKLGFTTIGLDSEGPAPLEGTFNGDKVALVLGSEGKGLRQKTRETVNALARLDMPGEIKSLNVSNAAAIALYAARQYLKS